TTAACTCCACCACTGATCTCCCCGTGAGTTTTAGCGAAATTGCTAAAATGCGTCAAAAATGTTGGATTCTTTGTTGAATGTTGTTTTGTGGGAAAAAGGGAAGGGACATCTTACAGGCACTTGGGGAGCTGCCCTCCAGGAACGTCTCAGTCCAAGTGGTGACCAGTGTTCCCACAGTTAAGACAAACTCCACAGATCTAAAGatcctaaaacagaaaggtTTGCTggttactctctctctctctctttgaacAACCTGCTGTAACCGCTGATAATGTCGTGGTAATCTGTTTTGACGACGGCTTTATTCTGCAGGGGTTCATGTGAGGAGCGTAGAGTTTGGTCGCCTGACGGCAGGCGTCCTCCACACCAAGTTCTGGATCGTTGACCTGACGCATGTGTTTATTGGAAGTGCCAACATGGACTGGAGGGCTCTGACACAGGTGAATCTACAGCTACAGGGGAACAGAGTAGTTTAAGTTTAGATGTTTTTAGTATTTAATCActactaaaataaaatctttgacTGCAGGTGAAGGAGCTGGGAGTGGTGGTCTATAACTGCTCCAGTCTTGCAAGAGACCTCCATAAGATCTTCCAGTCCTACTGGGTGATGGGGAAACCCAACAGCTCCCTGCCGCAGCCCTGGCCTGAAAAATATTCCACTAACATCAATAaacagcgccctctgctggtgaAGGAGGATAACATCTCCAGCAGCCTTTACATTGCTGTGAGTTGCCCAAGTTTCAGTTCTTTTCTTTAGGAGTTGTGCATTTTCAAGAGCAACGGGTTAAAGACTAGTAGTGATCCAGAAGTGTGTGGGAGTTTGGTTTCTGCCCCTAAAGTTACAGAAAATGTCGGGTGGATCACatgttgttttggtttaataCTTGCGTACCATCCCAGGGTTCTCCGCCATCCTTTTGTCCTCCATCAAGGACTCCGGACCTGGAGGCGCTTCTGTCCTCGATCTCAGAGGCTGAGAAATTTGTCGACGTCGCCGTCATGGAGTATTTGCCCATCACTTATTTCGAAAGTCCTCACAGGTGAAGTCAAAATACAGATGTTTTTCCCATTTGAAAAGGTGCCGGTTTTGGTCTCATTTCCTCACCCTGAAGTCCTTTCAGGTACTGGCCGTTCATCGATGATGCGATCAAGATGGCTGCATTTGAAAGGAAAGTGAAGATCAGGATGCTGATCAGCTGCGGGCGTGACTCCAATCCGGCCATGCTGCCCTTTCTTCAGTCTTTGGCTTCAATGGACTACCCTCGCCATCAAATCAGCGTCCAAATAGTGAGACCATATATTTCTCCTTCAAGCCTGATTGATATTGTGCTGTGAAATTGTATTTGCCCATTAAAGATTTCTtaacttatttcttttttcccaaCATTTCAATCTCTCGGACAATCAAAGACATTTTAACACCAGACAAAGACAATTCATGAGTACATTAATTATGTTGTTTTCAGATTATGATCTCAGTATTTTAGGATAAAAAAGTTTTCCAAACCATTATGACTATGTGATAAAGTGTTCAGCTTGTAGTTAGATAATGAATAAActgtgattttatatatatatttttttagaaaactgaGTTTCATTTTTCTATCCAACACCCTGGATTTCTTcttggcagacctgtgaaggcCAGGAAATCACTCAACAATTCCTGTCTGATAACATGAATAGGCAAAAAGGTCTCAAAAGTGACACATTATGCCCTGAtccaaagaaattaaagaacagATGAGAAGCTGACATCTTTCCGTCTAGAGAGGGTTGTAATACCATTTGTAAGGCTTTGGAAGGATCCACGATTCTTTCAAGAGGAAcccaaaacaacatttaaagctCGGCAGGCCTTATTTGCCTCAGTAAAGGTCCTAGTTCCTTACTCAGCAATAAGAAAGAAACCGGGCAAGATGGCATCCATGGAAAAGTTTCAAGGCCAAAACCGCTGCTGACCGAAAACAACTATTTGCTGCCTCAAATGTTCCAAAAAAACATGCTGATGATAATCCCAAGTTCTTAACATACACCTATGGTGCAACTCAGAGACTGATCATTGCAGGATATATGAAGTCTCACATCATCATACATCCTTCCCCAGGTGACCCTGACATGTTTGATCAGGCTCTGGTTTGGGTCTGAGTAGCTTGTAAGGTCCATGAAAAGGCCTCCTCCATTTGGCCTTCCCAGGGAACAGTTCATTCCAGAAGGACCACTTGCTTAGAGGTTTCTGGTACCAGGACCATGCCTGGTCTGTGGTTACTATGATGTTTTCTGGTATTTGGAGCAGTTGACCTTCAGCTGCTAGTCTCATGCTGTTGTGAGCAGCCCCCCTGATTGATTTGGGTGCTGCCGTGGCATTTCCCCGGCTTTAACAAAGGGAATATTCTTAGATGGACTGAACCAGGAACTTGATCCGATTTGGCTCAGACTTCCACCACTCTGTCCGTGATATTTTCCAGTCTTCTGCCAGTTTCCATCTGCTCCACGCCCTCTGCTGTCATATCCCTACTACCCTGCTGCCACAGTTTTCCTCCTCCCCTAATCGGACCTCATGTTGGATTAACTGGAGTATTTTCTCTCCTTGGGCCTTCCTGAAACGAGGTCTATGTTTACTCTGAAGGCCTTGGTTGTCCGGATGCTACCACTCCACCAGCTCACCGCACCACAGCCGGGACTGAGCCTGGTTGACTGCTTCTTAAACCTTGCATTTCCTGCTGGCTCTCACTTCTGACTACCTGCCAAGGAGACCTTGCTGACAATAGCAACTCTCTTCCTTGGGACATCATAAACTCCTATATCAGACTACTAAAGGGAAGTTCCACTTTGTTCTTCTTCCTCCCATACAGGGTCTGTGGTTAGCCTAGCCACTTCCGCAATTAGCAGCTGACTTTATCCCGAAAGCACTCTACAGTGGAAATTGGCCCATTGTAAAGCAGCAGTGGCCAAAGCAGTTGTGCCAAAATGCCATGCTGGTAAATCTAGCCTTTAAACTTGCCTGGCAATCCAGACTTGACCATTGCCATCATCACCTAGTTCACCAAGTTGTTGGCGGTAGCTTGGAGGGTGCCGTCCTAAACCTTTTTTCAGACACTGATGGCTTCTCTCCAACTGTGTGCCTCCTAGTGAGAAGCGGAACTGGTCTGTTTCCATTCCTCACCTCTAGCCACCTACACATAGGTGTAGGATCCATCTGCTGCCCGGAACCAATGTTGTGGGCACCATCAGATCATCCATAAATGTGCTAATGGGGGGCTGCTGCTTACCTGTCCTGGTGAGTGAGCAGCTTCTATTCTCCACTTCTGCTGATTTATCCAGCATATTTCACGGCCACGGTAAAGAATATCACAGAGATGGTGACTCTGGTGATAACGCCCTTCTCTAGACAAATCAATAGACGATTCTTCTGTTTTGAAAGTGACTCTCAAACTAAATTAGTTGTAATAGTCAAGCACAAAGTCCTTGATCTTGTGCTCAAGTGAGGTTTGCACCAACTTTTGCGGGATGGAGCCATAGGCGTTTGCCCAGGTGCGCTCTGTCCTCATGTGCCAGGCGTATCAGTTGGGTGATTAAAACCCTTTAAGCCTGATTCATCATGGCACCTTTGGGACTCCACCTTTCTGCACAGAGGTCTCAGTGTAATTGTTCCTCTGGAAAAACTCCATCATGGGTCAGACAAGCATGTTGAAGGAGACGTTGCTGTCATTGCTGAGGAATGAGATGACTTTGAGCTGCTGTTCTATGGTATTTGAGTTCTCCTCCTTAGGAATCTAGAAGCCCTCTGCATGCTACCGCTGTCcctccaccttcctcctcctccaaatTACCCTAATGATTCTTCACAGACTCTTGAACAGTCTGTGGCACCTCTTGTAGACACTCCACCTGGGCCTCGTGCTGATTTGGTTGTAGTAGCCTTGAAAACTtgtgggaaaatattctgtggactgacgaGACATAGGTGGAACTTTTTTGAAGGTGTGTCTCATGTTACATCTGATGCAAAACGAATATTTCAGCATTTCAGGAAACAAGCACCGTAGCAGCAGTCAAACACGATGTGATGGTCTGGCGTTACTTCAGTCTGATCACATTTAGGTTATTTCGCAGGACAATGAGCCAAAACGCCAAAGAGTTCTCTTCTGAAAGGCCAAAAGAAAAAA
This Fundulus heteroclitus isolate FHET01 chromosome 19, MU-UCD_Fhet_4.1, whole genome shotgun sequence DNA region includes the following protein-coding sequences:
- the LOC105916591 gene encoding 5'-3' exonuclease PLD4 isoform X1; translation: MSSTYSSLHDNYVSNKGRKTSCVTLAVILGCLTVLGIILAIAVLERPAAPDNHETLPEDTGGINLTDQCSMALVESIPLYLKYKDNATFGIPLEQAWKDLISIASHRVEVVSFYWTLTGEDINVNSTTDLPGRDILQALGELPSRNVSVQVVTSVPTVKTNSTDLKILKQKGVHVRSVEFGRLTAGVLHTKFWIVDLTHVFIGSANMDWRALTQVKELGVVVYNCSSLARDLHKIFQSYWVMGKPNSSLPQPWPEKYSTNINKQRPLLVKEDNISSSLYIAGSPPSFCPPSRTPDLEALLSSISEAEKFVDVAVMEYLPITYFESPHRYWPFIDDAIKMAAFERKVKIRMLISCGRDSNPAMLPFLQSLASMDYPRHQISVQIKLYIVPVGNQSDIPYSRVNHNKYMVTDKVAYIGTSNWVGDYFVTTAGVSLVISQNSPQSSLDNRTLRHQLKETFDRDWHSEFAVHLGDLGHNPDCALSPR
- the LOC105916591 gene encoding 5'-3' exonuclease PLD4 isoform X2, encoding MALVESIPLYLKYKDNATFGIPLEQAWKDLISIASHRVEVVSFYWTLTGEDINVNSTTDLPGRDILQALGELPSRNVSVQVVTSVPTVKTNSTDLKILKQKGVHVRSVEFGRLTAGVLHTKFWIVDLTHVFIGSANMDWRALTQVKELGVVVYNCSSLARDLHKIFQSYWVMGKPNSSLPQPWPEKYSTNINKQRPLLVKEDNISSSLYIAGSPPSFCPPSRTPDLEALLSSISEAEKFVDVAVMEYLPITYFESPHRYWPFIDDAIKMAAFERKVKIRMLISCGRDSNPAMLPFLQSLASMDYPRHQISVQIKLYIVPVGNQSDIPYSRVNHNKYMVTDKVAYIGTSNWVGDYFVTTAGVSLVISQNSPQSSLDNRTLRHQLKETFDRDWHSEFAVHLGDLGHNPDCALSPR